A genomic region of Fodinisporobacter ferrooxydans contains the following coding sequences:
- a CDS encoding acyltransferase, which yields MARKEKIQELDVIRGLAFLAVVMQHTLGAYIRQPAVQTSESILLGMLFNISKFAVPAFVFVTGIVLFYNYFDSFSYITFIKKRAKEILVPYLLWTCIYELYSNGIPVVTMTWIKSFAKNIVLGREYYHLWFVVMIFQFYLVFPILSSIFRWFYRRITNVRRFVIVFGLLTVLFASYMWFVLNGIIGGQIHSTSYIFKFFARFIDRNFVSWLYYFLLGGIVGVSINKWREFIIQSINWNSFVFVFCFVWVGHDLLQGMSAGRVDLNYSTSLKPSMFFYSISEILIIYGISFVIIRKQSLIYSLLKWFGDYSYGAYLVHALVLIYAVKLTNYLLPAHAFLWKTFVAAGICSLAAVFFTYLISKMSYVSILAGSARKKKIVLVK from the coding sequence ATGGCTAGAAAAGAGAAAATCCAAGAATTAGATGTAATACGAGGTCTCGCATTTTTGGCTGTCGTGATGCAGCATACACTGGGAGCCTATATACGGCAACCTGCAGTACAAACTTCTGAATCGATCCTGTTAGGCATGCTGTTTAATATTTCCAAATTTGCTGTCCCAGCTTTTGTATTCGTCACAGGAATTGTACTTTTTTACAATTATTTTGACTCATTCAGTTACATTACGTTTATAAAAAAACGCGCAAAAGAAATTTTGGTACCGTATTTGCTGTGGACATGCATTTACGAGCTGTATTCAAACGGAATTCCTGTCGTCACTATGACGTGGATCAAGAGTTTTGCGAAAAACATTGTCTTGGGAAGAGAATACTATCATCTATGGTTTGTCGTAATGATTTTTCAATTTTATCTAGTATTTCCGATTCTATCAAGTATCTTTCGGTGGTTTTATCGGCGGATTACGAATGTTCGGCGATTTGTGATCGTATTCGGACTGCTCACCGTACTTTTTGCATCGTATATGTGGTTTGTCTTGAATGGCATTATTGGAGGACAAATACACTCAACATCCTATATTTTCAAATTTTTTGCTCGCTTTATTGACCGGAATTTCGTTTCATGGCTGTATTATTTCCTGCTGGGTGGGATTGTCGGTGTGTCGATCAACAAATGGCGAGAGTTCATTATCCAATCCATCAATTGGAATAGCTTCGTTTTTGTATTTTGCTTCGTCTGGGTCGGTCATGATCTATTGCAAGGAATGAGCGCAGGAAGAGTGGATCTGAATTATTCTACATCTTTAAAGCCATCCATGTTTTTTTATTCGATTTCGGAGATTTTGATCATTTATGGAATTTCATTCGTCATCATTCGTAAGCAGTCATTGATTTACTCGCTGTTAAAATGGTTTGGTGATTATTCCTATGGAGCGTATTTGGTTCACGCATTGGTCTTAATCTATGCAGTGAAACTCACAAACTATCTTCTCCCTGCACATGCGTTTCTCTGGAAGACATTTGTGGCTGCAGGGATTTGTTCACTGGCAGCCGTATTTTTCACGTATCTTATCAGCAA